A window of Thiocapsa bogorovii genomic DNA:
GCCATGCGACGGCCATTCTCACTGCGACGCGCGCCACGGTCGCCGGCATCCCGCCCCGCTATCGTCACCTCTGCGTACCCGTGCTGGAGAACGGGGTGGAGCTCGACACCTTTCCGGCCGCACCTTGGCCGACCGCGCCGGGCGTGGCGGGCGAGCCGCTGCGGTTGGTCTTCGTAGGACGCCTGGTGCCCTTCAAAGGGGTCGGCATGCTGCTCGACGCGGTTGCACGGCTTGCCCCGGAGATGCCGATCCGACTCTGCATCGTCGGGGATGGGCCCTTGTCGGGTGAGTTGCACGAGCAAGCCGCAAGGCTCGGACTTGACGAGCAGGTCCGTTTCACCGGAAACCTCCCGCCTCCCGAGGTGGCGGCCGAGATCCGCGCGGCACACGTCTTCTGTCTGCCCTCGGTACGCGAATCAGGCGGTGCCGTGCTCTTGGAGGCCATGGCCTGCGCCCGTCCGGTGATTGCCGTGGACTTCGGTGGACCGGCGGAGATCATCGACCCGACGGTCGGTTTGGCCCTGCCGCCGACAGGACCCGAGGCCGTCGTCGAGGGGTTCGTTGATGCACTGCGCGACCTGGTCCGCAACCCGGAGATCTGGCGACAGCGCGGGGAGGCAGGACGCCGCCGAGCCGAAGAACGCTACGCCTGGGACGCAAAGGTGGACTCGACCATCGAGCTGTATCGGGATCTGCTCGCCGACCCGGTCGCGGCCCGCAACCGGCGCCGAACGAACATCGGCTCGTGAGCCGCGGCTGACCTTTGCACTCTCCGATCGCCAAGGACGCAACACGCATGAACGACAACGCACGCACACCTCTGGCGCTTGCCTACCTGGTCAGCCAATACCCGGCGGCCTCGCACACCTTTATCCTGCGCGAGGTGCGCCGTCTGCGCGAGCTCGGCATCCGCATCGACGTCGCCTCGATCAACAGTCCGGATCGACCCGCCGAGTCGCTGGCCGAGGAAGAGCGCGAGGAGGCGGCGACGACCTATTTCGTCAAGGCGGACGGCCTGCGCGGGGCGGTGCGCGCGCATTGGGCCACCCTGCGCACGCGCCCCGGCGACTATGCCAAGGGCCTGCTCTTTGCCTTCCGGCTCGGGGGCACGGACATCAAGCGATGGGTCTACAGCCTCTTCTACTTCGTGGAGGCCGTTATGATCGGCCACTGGCTGACCGGACGCGCCCTAGGCCATCTTCATGTCCATTTCGCGACCCCGGCCGCCACCGTGGGGCTGATCGCCGCACGCATCTTCCCGATCGGATTCTCGATGTCGGTCCACGGTCCGGACGAGTTCTATGACGCCCCCGGCTATCGCTTGACCGAAAAGATCGAGGGTGCCGCCTTCATCTGCTGTATCGGCTATTACTGTCGGAGCCAGCTCATGAAGCTCTCGCCGCCGGCGCACTGGTCAAAGCTCGAGATCGCCCCGCTCGGGGTCGATCCAAGCGCCTTCAGCCCGCGGCCCTTTCGCGAGCACCCATCGCCCTTCCAGATCCTGTGCGTCGGGCGTCTGGTGCCGGCAAAAGGGCAGCACATCCTCGTCGATGCGGTCGCGGCGTTGGTGCGCAAGGGACATGACGTGTGTCTGCGCCTGGTCGGCGGCGGTCCCGACCGTGCGTCGCTCGAGGAGCAGGTGCGCCGGCTCGGGCTCGCAGAGCGCGTCGTCTTCGAAGGCGTCGTCAACCAGGGCCGCATCCGTGCCATTTATGCCGAGGCGGACTGTTTTGCGCTGGCGAGCTTCGCCGAAGGCATCCCGGTGGTTCTGATGGAGGCAATGGCGATGGAGATCCCCTGCGTGACCACCTTCATTACGGGGCATCCCGAGCTGATCCGCGACGGGGTCGACGGCGTGCTGGTCGCACCCTCGGACGAGGCCGCGCTCGGCGAGGCGATCGCGGATCTGATAGCGGATCCGCAGCGTCGCCGCCAGCTCGGCGAGGCCGGACGGCGACGGGTCATCGAAAAATATAACCTCGAGACCAACACCCGACGCTTGGCGGACATCTTGCACCGCCGCCTGGGAGCGAGGCCATGACAGATCTCCGATTGCTCGGCGCCGCCGCGCTTGCCGCACTGATCGCAGGGACCGGTGCCGCACGGAGCGAATCCGTGCTCGAGAGACCGACCGATCTGCGGATCCTCGCCGCGCCTGTCTCGGTCGAGGCCATCGTCGAGGCCGTACCGCTGGTCCCGGACGTCGAGCGCATCGGGATGAATCTCGGTCATTCGACCTACTGGGGCGCGGAGCAGCTCCCGCGCAACGTCCTCCGAAATCCAGGCTTCGAGGGCATCATCGACCGCGCCTTGGTCCGGGTCGCGTATGCCGATCAAGACAAGTTCAGCGACGATCAGACCTGGCTCGCACGCGAAGACGGCTTCTGGTCCGGCGCCACTTACGAGATCCTGACCGGCGCCGCGGCCGGTGCAAGCGGAACCCTCGTCGACTCACGCGCCGTGGGCAGCCGCGCGCTGCCCGAGTTGATCACCGACGGGCTCGACGATCGCCTCGCCCCCGGAGATATCGTTGCCTTGACACGCGTTCGCGACGATCTTCCGCCGACACACTGGTGGTTACCCGACCGCACCAACGGACAGGTGCAGGTGGATCCTGCACGGATCGCCCCGGATAGCCCCGGTCGGCGCTCTTTGGCGCTCACCCCCTTGTCCGGCGCGACCTTGCGTCTGGCCAGCCATCTCGACACCATCGGCACGCGTGCCGGCAAGCTCCTGCCGGTCGAGGGGCGCTGGTTGTTCTCGCTCTGGATCCACGCCGAGACCGGCGATCCGCCGCGCGTGCGCATCCTGTTTCGGCGTCACGGCTCGGGACCTTTTCTCGACGTGACACTGCGCCCGGAGCCGGGCTGGCAGCGCATCGAGCACACCTTCGACGCCGTCGACGCAGGACCGATCGGTGCGCTGGAGCTCGCCATCGAGGTCA
This region includes:
- a CDS encoding glycosyltransferase family 4 protein produces the protein MNDNARTPLALAYLVSQYPAASHTFILREVRRLRELGIRIDVASINSPDRPAESLAEEEREEAATTYFVKADGLRGAVRAHWATLRTRPGDYAKGLLFAFRLGGTDIKRWVYSLFYFVEAVMIGHWLTGRALGHLHVHFATPAATVGLIAARIFPIGFSMSVHGPDEFYDAPGYRLTEKIEGAAFICCIGYYCRSQLMKLSPPAHWSKLEIAPLGVDPSAFSPRPFREHPSPFQILCVGRLVPAKGQHILVDAVAALVRKGHDVCLRLVGGGPDRASLEEQVRRLGLAERVVFEGVVNQGRIRAIYAEADCFALASFAEGIPVVLMEAMAMEIPCVTTFITGHPELIRDGVDGVLVAPSDEAALGEAIADLIADPQRRRQLGEAGRRRVIEKYNLETNTRRLADILHRRLGARP
- a CDS encoding glycosyltransferase family 4 protein codes for the protein MSAVRGPRLLLSAYQCGPGMGSVSQIGWHWYSRLARRLPTTLLTHVRNRPAIDAAGGPVGDSRILYIDTEWFAGPLYRVASRIFPKSEHAVFLVSSLDFYIYDRETLRMARSESEDGTPWDIVHAPTPVSPLAATRLHRLGLPIVLGPWNGNLGLPPGFRDIRRADSAWLYPVRHLGRIADALAGGTRHATAILTATRATVAGIPPRYRHLCVPVLENGVELDTFPAAPWPTAPGVAGEPLRLVFVGRLVPFKGVGMLLDAVARLAPEMPIRLCIVGDGPLSGELHEQAARLGLDEQVRFTGNLPPPEVAAEIRAAHVFCLPSVRESGGAVLLEAMACARPVIAVDFGGPAEIIDPTVGLALPPTGPEAVVEGFVDALRDLVRNPEIWRQRGEAGRRRAEERYAWDAKVDSTIELYRDLLADPVAARNRRRTNIGS